The Streptomyces sp. GSL17-111 region CGACGAGGCCATGCGCGCCCTGCGGCTGCTGTCGCAGACCGAGGGCATCATCCCCGCCATCGAGAGCGCCCACGCCCTCGCCGGTGCCCTCGACCTCGGCCGGGAACTCGGCCCGGACGGCGTGATCCTCGTCAACCTCTCCGGCCGGGGCGACAAGGACATGGACACCGCCGCCCGCTACTTCGGCTACTACGACGCCGACGCCGACGCCGACGCCGCCCCCGACCCGCAGCCCCAGCAGAAGACGGAGGCCGAGTGATGGCCGGCACCACCCACATCCACGGCACCCCCGCCCCCGCCGCCCACCACGACACGCTCCCCGAGGTACCCGCCGGGGCGAAGGGCAACCTGGAGCTGCTCGAGGCCGCCCTGGCCGGTGCCAGGGCTGAGAACCGCGCGGCCCTCGTCGGCTACCTCCCCGCCGGCTTTCCCACCGTCGACGGCGGCATCGCCGCCTGCACGGCCCTGCTGGAGAGCGGCTGCGACGTCGTCGAGGTCGGCCTGCCGCACAGCGACCCCGTCCTGGACGGCCCGGTCATCCAGACGGCCGACGACATCGCCCTGCGCGGCGGCGTCCGCATCGCCGACGTCCTGCGCACCGTGCGGGAGACGCACGCCGCCACCGGCAAGCCGGTGCTGTGCATGACGTACTGGAACCCCGTCGACCGCTACGGCCCCGAGCGGTTCGCCGCCGAACTGGCCGCCGCGGGCGGCGCCGGCTGCATCCTGCCCGACCTGCCGGTCGAGGAGTCCGACGCCTGGCGCCGGTCCGCCGCGCACCACGGGCTCGCCACCGTCTTCGTCGTCGCGCCCAGCAGCCAGGACGCCCGCCTGGCCACCATCACGGCGGCGGGCAGCGGCTTCGTCTACGCCGCCTCCCTGATGGGCGTCACCGGGACCCGCGACTCCGTCGGCCGCGAGGCCGCCGATCTCGTCGCCCGCACCCGCGCGACGACCGACCTGCCGGTGTGCGTGGGGCTCGGTGTCTCCAGTGCCCGGCAGGCCACCGAGGTGGCCGACTTCGCGGACGGCGTCATCGTCGGCTCGGCGTTCGTCAAGGAACTCCTCGCCCACCCCGACGACCTGGACGCCGGCCTCGCGGGCGTCCGGCGCCTGGCGGGCGAACTCGCCGCCGGCGTCCGCCGGGGCTGACCCCGCGCCCGCCCGGGCCGGAGCGGCGGTCGCGCACCGCCGCTCCGGCCCGGAGCGGGTGGCGCCGGGGCCGTGACGTGCGCCCCGGGCACCGAGTAGCGTCAGCCCGTGGAAACGAGCACGCCACCCCAGCCCTGGTACCGCCGCCGGCAGCGCCGCCGTGCGGGCTCGGAGCTGCCGGTGACGATCGGCGCCCTGCGCGAGGCGCGTCTGCTCGGCACCGACCTGCGGGCCGGGCTGCGGGCGGGCGGTGCGCCGGCCGCCCGGCGCATCCGGCGGCTCCTGCGCGCCGACGCCGTCCTCCTGGCCGACCTGGACGGCCCCGTCGCCCGGCACGGCACCCTGCCCGCAGGCAGCGACACCGACGCGCTCCTCGCCGAGGTGTACGAGCACGGCACCGCCCTGCGCCGGCCGCCGCTGTGCGCGGCGCCCCTCATCGTCGCGGGCGACCTCTCCGGCTGCCTCGTCGCGGCCGGCGACCTGGGGGAGGAGGACCTCGGTGAGGTCGCCCGGCTCGTCGCGGAACACCTCGACCACGCCGGGCTGCGCACCGCGCGGGTCCGCATCGCCGCGGCCGACCTGCGCACCCTGCGGGCGCAGATATCCCCGCACTTCCTGCACAACGCGCTGGCCGTCATCGCCGCGCACATCCGCAGCGACCCCGGACGTGCCCGGGGCCTGCTCACCGACTTCGCCGACTACCTGCGGTACTCCTTCTCCACCAAGGGCGACTACGCCACGGTCGCCGAGGAACTGCAGGCCACCCAGACCTACCTGGAACTCCAGCGCGCCCGCTTCGACGACCGCCTCGACATCACCGTGCGGATGGCGCCGGAGATCCTGCCCGTCGCCGTCCCCTTCCTGGTCGTGCAGCCGATCGTGGAGAATGCCGTCCGGCACGGGCTGGAGCGCAAGGCCGGGCGGGGCCACATCAGCGTCTCCGGCTTCGGCGAGGGGCCCTTCGTGGTCATCGAGGTCGAGGACGACGGCGTCGGCATGGACCCGGACCTCGCGCGGGCCGTCCTGGCCGGCGGCGGCCCGCCCGCCCGGGGCGTGGGCCTCGCCAACGTCGACCAGCGGCTGCGTGCGGTGTACGGACCGGAGCACGGCCTCCTCATCGAGACCGCGCCCGACAGCGGTACCAAGGTGATCATCCGGGTGCCGCGCTTCATGCGAGGAGTGGTGGCGGAGTGACGTTGCAGGTCCTGGTCGTCGAGGACGAGCCGTCCACCCGCGAGGAGCTCGGCGCCTTCCTCGCCGAGATGCCCGAGGTCGCCGACGTCCTGGCGGCGGACAGCGGCGAGGCGGCCGTCCGGCTGCTGGGCAGCGTCGCCTTCGACGCCGTCTTCCTCGACATCTCCATGCCCGGCCTGGACGGGATGGCGGTCGCCCGCGTGATCAGCATGCTCTCGCGGCCGCCCGCGATCGTCTTCGTCACCGCCTCCGAGTCGCACGCCATCGAGGCGTTCGGCATCGGCGCCGTGGACTACCTTCTCAAGCCGGTCCGGCCCGAGCGGCTCACCGACTCCGTGGCGCGCATCGTCCGGCTCCGGCGCGCCTCCGCCGAGGGCGCTCCTCCCGCGGACGAGCTGGCCGTCGTGCAGATCGAGCACAGCCGGCGCACCGTCTTCGTCCGGCGGGACGACATCCAGTTCGCCGAGGCGCACGGCGACTACGTGCGGCTGCACACCGCCGACGGCACCCACCTCATCCGGCTCTCCCTCTCCTACCTGGAGGAGGTGTGGGCGCCCGCCGGATTCGTCCGCGTCCACCGCGGCTACCTCGTCGCCGTGGGCT contains the following coding sequences:
- the trpA gene encoding tryptophan synthase subunit alpha, whose protein sequence is MAGTTHIHGTPAPAAHHDTLPEVPAGAKGNLELLEAALAGARAENRAALVGYLPAGFPTVDGGIAACTALLESGCDVVEVGLPHSDPVLDGPVIQTADDIALRGGVRIADVLRTVRETHAATGKPVLCMTYWNPVDRYGPERFAAELAAAGGAGCILPDLPVEESDAWRRSAAHHGLATVFVVAPSSQDARLATITAAGSGFVYAASLMGVTGTRDSVGREAADLVARTRATTDLPVCVGLGVSSARQATEVADFADGVIVGSAFVKELLAHPDDLDAGLAGVRRLAGELAAGVRRG
- a CDS encoding sensor histidine kinase gives rise to the protein METSTPPQPWYRRRQRRRAGSELPVTIGALREARLLGTDLRAGLRAGGAPAARRIRRLLRADAVLLADLDGPVARHGTLPAGSDTDALLAEVYEHGTALRRPPLCAAPLIVAGDLSGCLVAAGDLGEEDLGEVARLVAEHLDHAGLRTARVRIAAADLRTLRAQISPHFLHNALAVIAAHIRSDPGRARGLLTDFADYLRYSFSTKGDYATVAEELQATQTYLELQRARFDDRLDITVRMAPEILPVAVPFLVVQPIVENAVRHGLERKAGRGHISVSGFGEGPFVVIEVEDDGVGMDPDLARAVLAGGGPPARGVGLANVDQRLRAVYGPEHGLLIETAPDSGTKVIIRVPRFMRGVVAE
- a CDS encoding LytR/AlgR family response regulator transcription factor, with the translated sequence MTLQVLVVEDEPSTREELGAFLAEMPEVADVLAADSGEAAVRLLGSVAFDAVFLDISMPGLDGMAVARVISMLSRPPAIVFVTASESHAIEAFGIGAVDYLLKPVRPERLTDSVARIVRLRRASAEGAPPADELAVVQIEHSRRTVFVRRDDIQFAEAHGDYVRLHTADGTHLIRLSLSYLEEVWAPAGFVRVHRGYLVAVGWVHDLRVTSSAGLVAATPAGDVPVSRRHARGLKEQLIEAARSGQLGRAAR